Proteins co-encoded in one Marinobacter qingdaonensis genomic window:
- a CDS encoding glycosyltransferase: protein MAAKITDDAVWVTWERQTRNRSASAFFNVPLFEIIYDGSHKATRYAKSVIRTLWILFEKKPRYFFAQNPSVVLAVLAVAVGRLAGCKVIIDAHNAGIHGHEKSGRLLPKLNRFVIRQADAVIVTNQELADHVTLLRGTPIVLPDPLPHFPAVAEPERLDKANKLKALCITSWSDDEPFLDIIGATTQFSDTIDFYFSGNYKKIVDQLPPEMPTNVFLLGFVGEQDFHRHLFSSDFCIDMTRRTDCMVCGAYESIAAEKPIILSDTAVQRGYFSRGTVFSKSGRKDIAVAIETMRDNLASLKAEASELKAEIQKREAAGKATLVSRILEL, encoded by the coding sequence ATGGCTGCAAAGATCACGGATGATGCTGTCTGGGTTACCTGGGAGCGACAGACGAGGAACCGCTCTGCGAGCGCCTTTTTCAACGTGCCCTTGTTCGAAATCATTTATGATGGTTCGCACAAGGCCACTCGCTATGCAAAAAGTGTCATTAGGACACTGTGGATTCTTTTCGAAAAGAAGCCCCGGTACTTCTTCGCTCAAAACCCTTCGGTAGTGCTGGCGGTTCTGGCTGTTGCCGTCGGGCGGTTGGCTGGTTGCAAGGTCATTATCGATGCCCACAACGCGGGTATCCACGGGCATGAAAAGTCGGGCCGTCTGCTCCCAAAGCTAAATCGTTTTGTTATCCGCCAGGCAGACGCAGTAATTGTTACCAACCAGGAATTAGCCGACCACGTGACTTTGCTGAGGGGAACCCCGATTGTCCTGCCCGATCCTCTTCCGCATTTCCCCGCTGTGGCTGAGCCAGAAAGGTTGGATAAAGCGAACAAACTCAAAGCCTTATGCATAACATCGTGGAGTGACGATGAACCGTTCCTCGACATCATCGGGGCGACCACCCAATTCTCGGACACGATCGACTTTTATTTCTCAGGCAACTACAAAAAAATCGTCGACCAGCTCCCCCCTGAAATGCCGACCAACGTTTTTTTACTGGGCTTCGTGGGCGAGCAGGACTTTCACCGGCACCTTTTTTCAAGTGATTTCTGTATCGATATGACCAGGCGTACGGACTGTATGGTCTGCGGTGCCTATGAGAGCATTGCCGCGGAAAAGCCAATCATTCTCTCTGATACAGCGGTTCAACGAGGTTACTTTTCCCGCGGCACCGTTTTCAGCAAATCGGGCCGCAAGGACATTGCAGTCGCCATCGAAACCATGCGCGATAACCTGGCGTCACTGAAGGCAGAGGCGAGCGAACTCAAAGCCGAAATTCAAAAACGAGAAGCCGCGGGAAAGGCGACCCTTGTGTCTCGGATCCTTGAGCTCTGA